The proteins below are encoded in one region of Triticum aestivum cultivar Chinese Spring chromosome 1B, IWGSC CS RefSeq v2.1, whole genome shotgun sequence:
- the LOC123100673 gene encoding uncharacterized protein yields the protein MVKLATAREARLYGPALAVRRWEYTNAGAYMFGTLLLAAGLAALCASEGGVGARDAGLAVAGVALAVVAAVNAHDLGAHLAGVDCRVGLARFDPQLGLVEFLAPALHAAGCVLAIVGLALQLFSQGDRLERRAADALLAGAALWLLGSVLSSCQVYERADGRAQLLQSSVQVPVLLGSLLFLVAAVLHRRREPALAGERESESERWISLCGSVLWVAGALFNALKVFVMHQSDAPRLEKLRGGAQERLARDREGRVPLVWRSAAPPTELR from the exons ATGGTGAAGCTGGCGACGGCGAGGGAGGCGCGGCTGTACGGGCCGGCGCTGGCGGTGCGGCGGTGGGAGTACACCAACGCCGGCGCGTACATGTTCGGGACCCTGCTCCTGGCCGCGGGGCTCGCGGCGCTGTGCGCGTCCGAGGGCGGCGTCGGCGCCAGGGACGCCGGGCTCGCCGTGGCCGGCGTGGCGCTGGCCGTGGTGGCGGCCGTGAACGCGCACGACCTGGGCGCGCACCTCGCCGGCGTGGactgccgcgtcgggctcgcccGGTTCGACCCCCAGCTCGGCCTCGTCGAGTTCCTCGCGCCCGCGCTCCACGCCGCCGGCTGCGTCCTCGCCATCGTCGGCCTCGCGCTGCAGCTCTTCTCACAG GGCGACAGGCTAGAGAGGCGCGCGGCGGACGCGCTGCTGGCGGGCGCGGCGCTCTGGCTGCTGGGCTCCGTGCTCAGCTCGTGCCAGGTCTACGAGCGCGCCGACGGCCGCGCGCAGCTGCTGCAGTCCAGCGTGCAGGTGCCCGTCCTCCTCGGCAGCCTGCTcttcctcgtcgccgccgtcctccaccgccgCCGTGAGCCCGCCCTGGCAGGCGAGAGGGAAAGCGAGAGCGAGAGGTGGATTAGCCTGTGCGGGAGCGTGCTGTGGGTGGCGGGCGCACTGTTCAACGCGCTCAAGGTGTTCGTGATGCACCAGAGCGACGCGCCGCGGCTCGAGAAGCTCCGCGGCGGCGCGCAGGAGCGGCTCGCCCGGGACCGTGAGGGCCGCGTGCCGCTGGTGTGGAGGTCGGCGGCGCCGCCCACCGAGCTGCGCTGA